One Halorientalis litorea DNA segment encodes these proteins:
- a CDS encoding SCP2 sterol-binding domain-containing protein codes for MSATQEQHDIDEYFPTTAWLQRYQVALDEDEELSDVAEGWGVGWNGDFVFEITDLPLEETTVGDLPEELWSALEEAITQLPDDTLETIIEDAPEEVQDNIDERDGSLQERAVAELKETSVAEAPEKVWSGMRNIMPEVMDDLLDELEENITDDGTVYAWIGLEDGGCYEVATLDSLDERDAGFVLTGSYDQWEKLVSGDLGPVDGIMSGELELDGDMQKILQYTDSAIRMTDVSSELDKQFLL; via the coding sequence ATGAGCGCGACACAGGAACAACACGACATCGACGAGTATTTCCCGACGACAGCATGGCTCCAACGGTATCAGGTAGCACTCGACGAGGACGAGGAACTCAGCGACGTCGCCGAAGGGTGGGGCGTCGGCTGGAACGGCGACTTCGTCTTCGAGATTACTGACCTGCCGCTCGAAGAGACGACGGTCGGTGACCTCCCCGAGGAACTCTGGTCGGCACTCGAAGAGGCGATTACGCAACTGCCGGACGACACCCTCGAAACGATTATCGAAGACGCACCCGAGGAGGTGCAGGACAACATCGACGAGCGTGACGGCTCCTTGCAGGAGCGTGCCGTCGCGGAACTGAAAGAGACCAGCGTCGCCGAGGCTCCCGAGAAGGTCTGGTCCGGGATGCGGAACATCATGCCCGAGGTCATGGACGACCTGCTGGACGAACTCGAAGAGAACATCACCGACGACGGGACCGTCTACGCGTGGATCGGTCTCGAAGACGGCGGCTGTTACGAAGTCGCCACGCTCGACAGTCTCGACGAACGGGACGCCGGGTTCGTCCTCACCGGCAGTTACGACCAGTGGGAGAAACTGGTGAGCGGTGACCTCGGCCCCGTCGACGGCATCATGTCCGGCGAACTCGAACTTGACGGCGACATGCAGAAAATCCTCCAGTACACGGACTCGGCCATCCGGATGACCGACGTGTCGAGCGAACTCGACAAGCAGTTCCTTCTCTGA
- a CDS encoding 2Fe-2S iron-sulfur cluster-binding protein — MSGAAEAGDDEEDVHDVELLHDGETVSLSVPEDEYILDAAEEAGYDLPYSCRQGQCTSCVGTIVDGDVDQSEGTALDPMQQDDGFALLCIAYPKSDCRIETDTQNDMFGMDDDIL; from the coding sequence ATGAGCGGGGCGGCGGAGGCAGGCGACGACGAGGAAGACGTCCACGACGTCGAACTCCTCCACGACGGCGAAACAGTATCACTGTCCGTCCCCGAGGACGAGTACATCCTCGACGCCGCCGAAGAGGCGGGGTACGACCTCCCGTACTCCTGTCGGCAGGGGCAATGCACCTCCTGTGTCGGGACGATAGTCGATGGCGACGTCGACCAGAGCGAAGGAACAGCACTGGACCCGATGCAGCAAGACGACGGGTTCGCGCTCCTGTGCATCGCCTATCCGAAGTCGGACTGCCGTATCGAGACGGACACGCAGAACGACATGTTCGGCATGGACGACGACATCTTGTAA
- a CDS encoding ribonucleotide-diphosphate reductase subunit beta: MCASANPVPTGRIDSDSIYYELYQKSIELGTWDANKLVEKVGFEEDKEVWDSLEEDEKEQWARLISYFIDGEQAVAADARRIMKSVSSPHFDRSLEKEMFASALAVEEAKHTQFFDLYITNVMEDKFPQYKIDNRRGGIQIPRTEACGAGEMFERQGTLQAQAAHGGNPADIARAATNYHIGVEGILARGGYYLKNNMMQESPLPLLNKGFQFISTDEGRHITFGLEVLQELIEKEREGVPEYQGVQKAIWDQAVEDIGYIVDTAYFVTNDVGDPLNADFDGVINRGSNLAGDMLFNTLELEGASARDFAMAASDAVNEAEGSTYDDVIDEYEHIYSQRMAGD, from the coding sequence ATGTGCGCCAGTGCTAATCCAGTTCCGACGGGGCGAATCGACAGCGATAGCATATACTACGAGTTGTACCAGAAGTCCATCGAACTCGGGACGTGGGACGCGAACAAACTCGTGGAGAAAGTCGGGTTCGAGGAGGACAAGGAAGTGTGGGACTCGCTCGAAGAAGACGAGAAAGAGCAGTGGGCGCGGCTCATCTCGTACTTCATCGACGGCGAGCAGGCGGTGGCCGCGGACGCCCGCCGTATCATGAAGTCGGTGTCCTCGCCGCACTTCGACCGCTCGCTCGAAAAGGAGATGTTCGCGTCGGCCTTGGCAGTCGAAGAGGCAAAGCACACGCAGTTTTTCGACCTGTACATCACGAACGTGATGGAGGACAAGTTCCCACAGTACAAAATCGACAACCGTCGGGGCGGCATCCAGATTCCCCGGACGGAAGCCTGTGGGGCAGGCGAGATGTTCGAGCGGCAGGGAACGCTCCAAGCACAGGCCGCCCACGGCGGGAACCCCGCCGACATCGCCCGAGCGGCGACGAACTACCACATCGGCGTCGAAGGCATCCTCGCACGCGGTGGGTACTACCTGAAGAACAACATGATGCAGGAGTCGCCGCTGCCGCTCCTCAACAAGGGCTTCCAGTTCATCAGCACCGACGAGGGCCGACACATCACCTTCGGCCTCGAAGTCCTGCAGGAACTCATCGAGAAGGAACGCGAAGGGGTTCCGGAGTATCAGGGCGTCCAGAAGGCCATCTGGGACCAAGCCGTCGAGGACATCGGCTACATCGTCGACACGGCGTACTTCGTCACCAACGACGTCGGTGACCCGCTGAACGCGGATTTCGACGGCGTCATCAACCGGGGCTCGAACCTCGCCGGAGATATGCTGTTCAACACGCTCGAACTCGAAGGCGCGAGTGCCCGGGACTTCGCGATGGCCGCGTCCGACGCGGTGAACGAGGCAGAGGGCAGCACCTACGACGACGTCATCGACGAGTACGAACACATCTACTCCCAGCGGATGGCAGGTGACTGA
- a CDS encoding helix-turn-helix domain-containing protein has protein sequence MQEFDVVLRAEDGTYNPIDQAIVEHPTLERHAAQHFDLMADGTCVLLYHITGDAADLEALLDDEPSALSYDVFRIEGDGLRAHVHLARDTVIAALIHLMAEYDLIIDPPIEIDDDGGLHMSVAGNVDNIREAAMDRPESIEVSLEEAEGRNVGRVDVNSLLTDRQQEVLSVAVEKGYYEIPRQATNEDIAAELDCSTSTVGEHLRKIESRIVSELGTP, from the coding sequence ATGCAGGAGTTCGATGTCGTCCTTCGGGCCGAGGACGGCACATACAATCCGATCGACCAAGCCATCGTCGAACATCCGACGCTCGAACGCCACGCAGCCCAGCACTTCGACCTGATGGCCGATGGCACCTGTGTCCTGCTGTACCACATTACCGGCGACGCGGCCGACCTCGAAGCCCTCCTCGACGACGAACCGAGCGCGCTCTCGTACGACGTGTTCCGAATCGAGGGCGACGGCCTCCGTGCGCACGTCCACCTCGCCCGTGACACCGTCATCGCGGCCCTCATCCACCTCATGGCGGAGTACGACCTCATCATCGACCCGCCCATCGAAATCGACGACGACGGCGGCCTCCACATGAGTGTCGCCGGGAACGTCGACAACATCCGCGAGGCGGCGATGGACCGCCCGGAGAGCATCGAGGTGTCGCTCGAAGAGGCCGAAGGACGGAACGTCGGCAGAGTCGACGTGAACTCCCTGTTGACCGACCGACAGCAGGAGGTTCTCAGTGTCGCCGTCGAGAAAGGGTACTACGAGATTCCCCGGCAGGCGACCAACGAGGACATCGCGGCCGAACTGGACTGCTCGACCAGCACCGTCGGCGAACACCTCCGCAAGATAGAGTCCCGTATCGTCTCGGAACTGGGCACGCCGTAG
- the folP gene encoding dihydropteroate synthase, with protein MEFHEAANFLFDLRRYPPRPGVEATQDLLAHLDDPQETYRCVQIAGSNGKGSTARMTERVLREAGLDVGLYTSPHLDDVRERVRINGRTLTEGALTEYVETVRPYVTDRAAASEAPTFFETLTGLALWAFRRADVDVAVLEVGIGGRHDATSVVDPAASAVTAVALEHTDLLGDSVAEIARDKAHVAPEDTPLVTGATGDALDAVREVAGDVLTVGDGDSDVSITYGGREALEGIVAIEADEWAVDTHLPLLGEHQARNAGVAATLARQVTDADTADIERGLRNAHWPGRFEVMGQDPLVVLDGAHNPGGCRALADTLSTFEYDQLHLVVGTMSDKDHRGIAEALPTPDHVVTARPALDRAESAGVLARTFEEVHPDATVETGGDVADAHETAVAAAGPDDCVLVTGSLYCVAEVRTAWTRPMVPKRVESLEESRETLKAANVGDPGTWRMRGKGVHRVLRTRVQPRQAQYLKEEMLSLGGECALSALNQQDRENVDAVLMGTLAQFKRLAGKLEGQHYGLAPFADEVRDALGIEGGGSDERGYPWEDGTAVMGILNVTPDSFHDGGEYDATEAAVERAMEMVADGADIVDVGGESTRPGADPVSVEEEIDRVVPVVERIADLDATVSIDTRKADVARAALDAGADVLNDVSGLEDPEMRLLAAERDVPVVVMHSIETPVDPGTDIDYDDVVEDVIADLTERVLLAEKAGLDREQIIVDPGLGFGKSPAEDFELLGRVGEFDTFGCPVLVGHSHKSMFGEIDRGPDERLQATVAATALAAERGADIVRVHDVKENAAAVRIVAAADDTGE; from the coding sequence ATGGAGTTCCACGAGGCGGCGAACTTCCTCTTCGATTTACGACGGTACCCGCCACGACCGGGCGTCGAGGCGACGCAGGACCTCCTCGCCCACCTCGACGACCCACAGGAGACGTACCGCTGCGTGCAGATTGCCGGCTCGAACGGCAAGGGCAGCACGGCCCGCATGACCGAACGCGTGCTCCGGGAGGCCGGCCTCGACGTGGGGCTGTACACCTCGCCACACCTCGACGACGTGCGCGAACGCGTCCGCATCAACGGCCGGACGCTCACCGAAGGGGCACTGACCGAGTACGTCGAGACGGTCCGGCCGTACGTCACCGACCGGGCCGCGGCGAGCGAGGCACCGACGTTCTTCGAGACGCTGACCGGCCTCGCGCTGTGGGCGTTCCGGCGGGCCGACGTGGACGTGGCGGTACTGGAAGTGGGTATCGGCGGCCGCCACGACGCGACCAGCGTCGTCGACCCTGCCGCGAGTGCCGTCACGGCCGTCGCACTCGAACACACCGACCTGCTCGGGGACTCGGTCGCCGAAATCGCCCGCGACAAGGCCCACGTCGCCCCCGAGGACACGCCGCTCGTGACCGGCGCGACCGGGGACGCACTCGACGCCGTTCGGGAAGTGGCCGGGGACGTTCTCACCGTCGGCGACGGCGACAGCGACGTGTCCATCACCTACGGCGGCCGCGAAGCCCTCGAAGGAATCGTGGCTATCGAGGCCGACGAGTGGGCCGTCGACACGCACCTCCCATTGCTCGGCGAGCATCAGGCCCGCAACGCGGGCGTCGCGGCGACGCTCGCGCGACAGGTCACGGACGCCGACACCGCCGACATCGAGCGCGGCCTGCGGAACGCCCACTGGCCGGGGCGGTTCGAGGTGATGGGGCAGGACCCGCTGGTCGTCCTCGATGGGGCACACAACCCGGGGGGCTGTCGCGCCCTCGCCGACACCCTCTCGACGTTCGAGTACGACCAGTTGCACCTCGTCGTCGGAACGATGAGTGACAAGGACCACCGCGGCATCGCCGAGGCACTCCCGACACCGGACCACGTCGTGACCGCTCGCCCGGCACTGGACCGTGCAGAATCCGCCGGCGTCCTCGCCCGGACGTTCGAGGAGGTCCACCCGGACGCGACGGTGGAAACTGGTGGGGACGTGGCCGACGCCCACGAGACGGCGGTGGCCGCCGCCGGGCCGGACGACTGCGTGCTGGTCACCGGGTCGCTATACTGCGTCGCCGAGGTCCGAACGGCGTGGACGCGGCCGATGGTCCCCAAGCGCGTCGAGTCCCTCGAAGAGAGTCGCGAGACGCTGAAAGCCGCCAACGTCGGTGACCCCGGGACGTGGCGGATGCGCGGGAAGGGCGTCCACCGCGTGCTCCGGACCCGCGTGCAGCCACGGCAGGCCCAGTACCTCAAAGAGGAGATGCTGTCGCTGGGCGGGGAGTGTGCCCTCTCGGCGTTGAACCAGCAGGACCGGGAGAACGTCGACGCCGTGCTGATGGGGACGCTCGCCCAGTTCAAACGCCTCGCCGGGAAGTTGGAGGGCCAACACTACGGCCTCGCGCCGTTCGCCGACGAGGTGCGCGACGCCCTCGGAATCGAAGGGGGCGGGTCCGACGAGCGCGGCTACCCATGGGAGGATGGTACTGCCGTCATGGGCATCTTGAACGTCACGCCCGACAGCTTCCACGACGGCGGCGAGTACGACGCTACCGAGGCCGCCGTCGAACGCGCGATGGAGATGGTCGCGGACGGCGCAGACATCGTCGACGTGGGCGGGGAGTCGACCCGGCCCGGCGCGGACCCGGTGTCTGTCGAGGAGGAAATCGACCGCGTCGTACCGGTCGTCGAACGCATCGCGGACCTCGACGCCACGGTTTCCATCGACACGCGGAAGGCCGATGTCGCTCGTGCCGCACTCGACGCCGGGGCCGACGTGCTCAACGACGTGTCCGGTCTCGAAGACCCCGAGATGCGACTGCTCGCCGCCGAACGCGACGTGCCCGTCGTGGTGATGCACAGCATCGAGACGCCCGTCGACCCCGGCACGGATATCGACTACGACGACGTAGTCGAGGACGTCATCGCGGACCTGACCGAGCGCGTCCTGCTGGCGGAGAAGGCGGGGCTGGACCGCGAGCAAATAATCGTCGACCCGGGACTAGGCTTCGGCAAGTCCCCCGCCGAGGACTTCGAGTTGCTCGGCCGCGTCGGCGAGTTCGACACCTTCGGCTGTCCGGTGCTGGTCGGCCACTCCCACAAGTCGATGTTCGGCGAAATCGACCGGGGACCCGACGAGCGGCTACAGGCGACGGTCGCCGCTACGGCACTCGCCGCCGAGCGCGGTGCCGACATCGTTCGGGTCCACGACGTGAAGGAGAACGCCGCGGCCGTCAGGATCGTAGCGGCAGCCGACGACACCGGCGAGTAA
- a CDS encoding glycosyltransferase, protein MRVVFVTEQTAFQTPTEGRERLRRVATNLADVGHDVTVYCTRFWDSDDEFFVHEGVTYRAVTVDPAHSSFLTRVPGLLALDRPDVVHATPEPPAQVAAARTGATLARAPLVVEWFGDENLPDSRLTRRAASSPEMVVTPSELVRTVVRELGASEATTTVIPESIDVSLVESTDAAEGADAADVVYARELDGDANLDSLFLALAELRDRDWAATVVGDGPERATYERQASDLRIDDRVTFAGDIDREERVALYKSAHTFVQTAYRENFATELLWALACGCVGIVEYQAESSAHELIETYERSFRVTDDEGVAEAIAEAGQYDRREMDESLAEYDHEAILDQYLDVYRDLQDEAGLL, encoded by the coding sequence ATGCGGGTCGTCTTCGTGACGGAGCAGACGGCGTTCCAGACGCCCACCGAGGGCCGCGAGCGCCTCCGTCGCGTCGCCACGAACCTCGCCGACGTCGGCCACGACGTGACGGTCTACTGCACCAGATTCTGGGACAGCGACGACGAGTTCTTCGTCCACGAGGGTGTCACCTACCGCGCGGTGACGGTCGACCCGGCCCACTCCTCGTTCCTGACGCGGGTGCCCGGCCTGCTCGCACTGGACCGGCCCGACGTGGTCCACGCCACGCCCGAACCGCCCGCACAGGTCGCCGCCGCCCGGACCGGTGCGACGCTCGCCCGCGCGCCGCTCGTCGTCGAGTGGTTCGGCGACGAAAACCTGCCCGACAGCCGCCTCACCCGTCGGGCGGCCAGTTCGCCCGAGATGGTCGTCACCCCCTCCGAACTCGTTCGCACAGTCGTCCGTGAACTCGGGGCCAGCGAGGCGACGACGACGGTCATCCCCGAGAGCATCGACGTGTCGCTGGTCGAGTCGACCGACGCCGCCGAGGGTGCGGACGCCGCGGACGTGGTGTACGCTCGCGAACTTGACGGGGACGCAAACCTCGACTCGCTGTTCCTCGCGCTCGCGGAACTCCGTGACCGCGACTGGGCGGCCACGGTGGTCGGCGACGGCCCCGAGCGGGCGACCTACGAGCGACAAGCGAGCGACCTCCGCATCGACGACCGGGTGACCTTCGCAGGGGACATCGACCGCGAGGAGCGGGTCGCCCTCTACAAGAGCGCGCACACCTTCGTCCAGACGGCCTACCGGGAGAACTTCGCCACCGAACTGCTCTGGGCACTCGCCTGTGGCTGTGTCGGCATCGTCGAGTACCAAGCCGAGTCCAGTGCCCACGAACTCATCGAGACGTACGAGCGGAGTTTCCGCGTCACCGACGACGAGGGCGTCGCCGAGGCCATCGCCGAGGCCGGCCAGTACGACCGCCGGGAGATGGACGAGTCGCTTGCCGAGTACGACCACGAGGCGATACTGGACCAGTATCTCGACGTGTATCGGGACCTGCAGGACGAAGCGGGGCTACTGTAG
- the ppk1 gene encoding polyphosphate kinase 1, which translates to MGTDGESDGPDVDLSDPSYYLNRELSELAFQRRVLHEALDSRNPLLERVRFLAIVTRNMDEFFMKRVGGLKQQIEAGVTERTVDGRTPREQWEDVLEAARPMFETQAQCYHEIVRPALADAGIDVLGYDDLSAAERDEMRAYFEDAILPTLTPLSFDPAHPFPFISNRSLSLAVLTRNEGAESPTFTRVKIPPNRDRLTPVGDGDRYVRIEEVIRANLDLLFPNVTVVDTALFRLTRNAEVRRNQEVAEDLIDMIEEVIEQRRFATVVRLELEAGAPEQIRETLVEQLELSEREVFELEPPLDFRDFETLTDLPRPDRKVDPWEPKPHPRLDGTRSQSGYGGRLTDGEARDIFAEIDRGDILLHHPYHSFTATVQRFLDEAATDPDVLAIKAAIYRTASDSQVIQSLIDAAENGKQVAVMVELKARFDEQNNLEWVRKLEEHGIHVAYGTIGLKTHTKTALVVREEDDGVEMYSHIGTGNYHSETAKGYVDLGLLTANQDIGRDLTKVFNFFTGPSLDEEFRELLIAPVTMRERFTQFIRREADHARAGRDARIVAKVNGLEDPDIVRELYKASMAGVDIDLIVRDICRLRPGLAGVSENVTVHSVVGRFLEHSRVFYFENGAGSDDAGGPPEYYIGSADWMTRNLDNRVEAVAPVEDSHLQRQLRFVLELVLADNRRRWEMAASGDYTQHHPRDDERVIDTQAVLMAEARLAHERPDVTDGIPCEFDLPDAGLLVSGETADPDTPATDTDGGRETQSGTSGDVVAELPQTLVAHREKWYVPDSATYAYAVHTPDGDRAYRKTARGAANVIDRYYGED; encoded by the coding sequence ATGGGCACGGACGGAGAGTCAGATGGGCCAGATGTCGACCTCTCGGACCCGTCGTACTACCTGAACCGGGAACTCAGTGAACTCGCCTTCCAGCGACGTGTCCTCCACGAGGCACTGGACTCGCGGAACCCGCTTCTCGAGCGGGTGCGCTTTCTCGCCATCGTCACGCGCAACATGGACGAGTTCTTCATGAAACGGGTCGGTGGCCTCAAACAGCAGATAGAGGCGGGCGTCACCGAACGAACCGTCGACGGCCGCACGCCACGGGAGCAGTGGGAGGACGTGCTCGAAGCGGCCCGGCCGATGTTCGAGACACAGGCACAGTGTTACCACGAAATCGTCCGTCCCGCGTTGGCCGACGCCGGCATCGACGTGCTCGGCTACGACGACCTCTCGGCGGCCGAACGCGACGAGATGCGGGCCTACTTCGAGGACGCCATCCTCCCGACGCTGACGCCGCTGTCGTTCGACCCGGCCCACCCGTTCCCGTTCATCTCGAACCGGAGCCTCTCGCTCGCGGTCCTCACCCGGAACGAGGGTGCCGAATCCCCGACGTTCACCCGCGTCAAGATACCGCCGAACCGGGACCGTCTCACGCCCGTCGGCGACGGCGACCGGTACGTCCGCATCGAGGAGGTCATTCGCGCCAACCTCGACCTGCTCTTCCCGAACGTCACCGTCGTCGACACGGCACTGTTCCGCCTGACCCGCAACGCCGAGGTCCGCCGGAATCAGGAGGTCGCCGAGGACCTCATCGACATGATAGAGGAGGTCATCGAGCAACGCCGTTTCGCCACGGTCGTTCGCCTCGAACTGGAGGCGGGCGCGCCCGAGCAGATCAGAGAGACGTTAGTCGAGCAGTTGGAACTCAGCGAGCGGGAGGTGTTCGAACTCGAACCGCCGCTGGATTTCCGTGACTTCGAGACGCTGACCGACTTGCCACGGCCCGACCGCAAAGTCGACCCGTGGGAGCCGAAACCGCACCCCCGACTCGACGGAACCCGAAGCCAGAGTGGCTACGGGGGGCGGCTGACCGACGGCGAGGCGCGGGACATCTTCGCCGAAATCGACCGCGGCGACATCCTCCTCCACCACCCGTACCACTCCTTCACCGCGACCGTCCAGCGGTTCCTCGACGAGGCGGCCACCGACCCGGACGTCCTGGCCATCAAGGCGGCCATCTACCGCACCGCGAGTGACTCTCAGGTCATCCAGTCACTCATCGACGCCGCGGAGAACGGCAAGCAAGTCGCCGTGATGGTCGAACTCAAGGCCCGCTTCGACGAGCAGAACAACCTCGAATGGGTCCGCAAACTCGAAGAACACGGCATCCACGTCGCCTACGGCACTATCGGGCTGAAGACACACACCAAGACGGCACTGGTCGTCCGCGAGGAAGACGACGGCGTGGAGATGTACTCACACATCGGCACCGGCAACTACCACTCCGAAACGGCCAAGGGGTACGTCGACCTCGGCCTCCTGACCGCGAATCAGGACATCGGGCGAGACCTGACGAAGGTGTTCAACTTCTTCACCGGCCCGTCGCTGGACGAGGAGTTCCGGGAACTGCTCATCGCGCCGGTGACGATGCGCGAGCGGTTCACGCAGTTCATCCGCCGGGAGGCGGACCACGCTCGGGCGGGCCGGGACGCCCGAATCGTCGCCAAGGTCAACGGACTCGAAGACCCCGACATCGTGCGGGAACTGTACAAAGCGTCGATGGCTGGCGTCGACATCGACCTCATCGTGCGCGACATCTGCCGGCTTCGGCCCGGGCTAGCGGGCGTCAGCGAGAACGTCACCGTCCACAGCGTCGTCGGCCGCTTTCTCGAACACTCCAGAGTCTTCTACTTCGAGAACGGAGCGGGGTCGGACGACGCCGGCGGACCGCCCGAGTACTACATCGGGTCAGCGGACTGGATGACGCGCAACCTCGACAACCGCGTCGAAGCCGTGGCCCCCGTCGAGGATTCACACCTCCAGCGACAGCTCCGCTTCGTCCTCGAACTCGTGTTGGCGGACAACAGGCGGCGGTGGGAGATGGCCGCGAGCGGTGACTACACCCAACATCACCCCCGAGACGACGAGCGCGTCATCGACACGCAGGCGGTGTTGATGGCGGAGGCACGCCTCGCCCACGAACGCCCGGACGTAACCGACGGGATACCCTGCGAGTTCGACCTCCCCGACGCGGGACTGCTGGTCAGCGGCGAGACGGCCGACCCGGACACCCCTGCAACAGACACGGACGGTGGCAGGGAAACACAGTCGGGCACCAGCGGCGACGTGGTCGCGGAGTTGCCGCAGACGCTCGTCGCCCACCGCGAGAAGTGGTACGTCCCCGACAGTGCGACGTACGCCTACGCGGTTCACACGCCGGACGGCGACCGTGCGTACCGGAAGACGGCACGCGGGGCGGCGAACGTCATCGACCGGTACTACGGTGAGGACTGA
- a CDS encoding metallophosphoesterase family protein, giving the protein MEQSAHRQPQDGPDPSLTFGPGVTDHHRRLDADAWADIYIVGDVHGCRATLDRLLDRLDPSADDLLVFVGDLVRKGPDSAGVLDFVRAHENAVSVRGNNEQGVIDGSKSAPALDAADVADLESFPLAVSWDDCLVVHGGVDHRKPLVEHSPTDLLEMRSLTGSGYERPFWFERRRDPPRVFFGHTVLDAPFETEWAVGLDTGCVYGGSLTAYDYRASEFVSVPAAETHQTRSDDSIVDARATPDVGE; this is encoded by the coding sequence ATGGAGCAGTCCGCGCATCGTCAACCGCAGGACGGTCCCGACCCGTCACTCACGTTCGGGCCGGGTGTCACAGACCACCACCGCCGCCTCGACGCCGACGCGTGGGCGGACATCTACATCGTCGGTGACGTACACGGCTGTCGAGCGACACTCGACCGCCTCCTCGACCGTCTCGACCCGAGTGCCGACGACTTGCTCGTGTTCGTCGGCGACCTCGTTCGGAAAGGCCCCGACAGCGCGGGGGTGCTCGACTTCGTGCGCGCCCACGAGAACGCGGTCAGCGTCCGGGGCAACAACGAACAGGGCGTCATCGACGGGAGTAAGTCAGCACCGGCACTCGACGCGGCGGACGTAGCCGACCTCGAATCGTTCCCCCTCGCCGTGTCGTGGGACGACTGCCTCGTCGTCCACGGCGGCGTCGACCACCGGAAGCCGTTGGTCGAACACAGCCCGACGGACCTGCTCGAGATGCGGTCGCTGACCGGAAGCGGATACGAGCGGCCGTTCTGGTTCGAGCGGCGACGCGACCCGCCACGCGTGTTCTTCGGCCACACTGTCCTCGACGCCCCCTTCGAGACGGAGTGGGCCGTCGGCCTCGACACCGGCTGCGTGTACGGCGGGTCGCTCACCGCCTACGACTACCGGGCGAGCGAGTTCGTGAGCGTGCCAGCGGCGGAGACACACCAGACACGGAGCGACGACAGCATCGTCGACGCACGTGCGACCCCGGACGTGGGTGAGTGA